The Pyrus communis chromosome 5, drPyrComm1.1, whole genome shotgun sequence region TTTGACGCACATTTCCTACCCATACATCGAAACCTTCATCTGCAAAGACGAATTCCAGCGATTCTTCTGGAGAATTTAAGAGCCATGCATCACCTGGTTAAGATAAAGAAAAGCCAGTAACCAAGTTCAATTGAGTTTGAAGCACATTAGAGCCTAATTTAAAATGTATCCGATTGATGTTCATCAATTTACACAATAGTTAGTTTCAAGAAAGGAAATTCACCAAATAGTGAGCTAtacattcaaaattttaaataatcaacTTAGTGGGACCAATATATTGAAAAAAATGGAAGGAGCTATGAAAGTAAGGCTTTTCTCTAATCAGGCGTCCAGAGAAACAGTATTTTACTCACGTATCAGTTACGGGGAACACTCCCCACCTGAGCAATCTCATTAGTCCTTCACATCTCAAACCGTACAGAAATTGCACTAACAAACACGACTCCTATTAGTCCTTCACATCTCAAATCCAGGAAGTACCCATCTTTCGTCTGAATCTGGAAAATAAGCAGCACTCAATTTCTCCAGACGATCCAATCTCATACATCTTCCCTGCAAATGCATGTGTGCCAGACTTCAAGATCAAATTTTTCCAACAAAAGAAACTTAAAGATCAAACTCGTTAGCGGAATAAATGGTGCACAAAGGGAGTTAAAATCTTGACATATGTATATTTTTGGCAGATTTTATGTGAGCATGCAACTAAAACTGGCATCACCATCAATGGTGCACAAAGATTGGTGTAAAACTTTAACGGTTTGAGTTGTAACTTCTCCATTGTACTTGTTAAGGCAAGACGGATATCACCTATGCAATTTTCTGTAGAACTTAAAAGGCTGCATAGCAGCTCTTGTTCGTTGTATTGAATACCATGGTTTTATTGATGACTGCAGAGTTTGCTGATGAttcataccaaaaaaaaaaagtcatttaAACAAATTCAGAGCGTTCATCCACTGTAATTTGCAGATATACAAACGTTAAGATAAAAGGAAATGCACAGTACCTTTCACCCAAATTGGAGGAGCACCGGTGGCATTAGCAAGTTAGCAACGGGAATTGACATACGAATATCTTCACAGTTTCTGCACAAGCACAAATCAAAAGAATCCGGCGGTGGAGTTATGTACCTCTCCTTGGAAAATGCCACCTCTTGGGATTTCAAAATATGCGGCCGTGGCCAGCCGTCTGACCACGCCAATTCCACCAAAGCCGCCGCAACGCGGCGTATTGTCCGATTGATTGCTTCAAACAGAGTACCCAAAACCCCtgaaaattatttctttattcagataataaaatttcccaaatttcGAATTTTAATTCCGAATCAAAAATACGGTCTGAATTTTGATTACCTAGAAATTGGGGGGTTGGGTTGGGGGGTTGGGGTGACTGTGATAAGGCGTGCCAAATTACAGAGTGTGTCGGTAAGATGTACAAAGCTTTTGCAGTTTCTCAGACTTAAATACCGAAGCCCCGTAAGCCGTTCAATCCAGGGGGAAAGCTCTTTGATAGATGTTCCATCCAAGGAAAGCTCTCTTAATCCTTCCATATCTTCTTTAATGCTTGGAAACACCTCAAATTGTGTACAACcgtaaagagagagagagacaagggaCTTGAGCTGACAAATGCTACTTGGAAGACTCTTTAGTTCCTTGCAATTTGCTAGCTTCAAATGATTCATTcccgtgagattattaattgacgagggcagttctttaatttttgatccGGATAAATCAAGAACTTTTAACCCCTCAATCAATGTtgaaatctctggaaacatctcaagactcgAGCAGCCAGAAAGTTTAAGGGTTTTGAGAGATTTCTTAAAAATGATGCTTGGAAGACTCTTAAGTTTTTGGCAATCTGATAGGTTCAAATGATTCAACCCtgtgagattattaattgaccagggcagttctttaatttttgacccgGATAAATCAAGCTCTTCTAACCTCTCAATACCTTCTGAAATCGatggaaacatctcaagactgGAGCAGCCAGAAAGAATAAAGGTTTTCAAACATTTCATATGAATGCAGCTTGGAAGACTCTTAAGTTCCTTGCAATCATTTAGGTTGAAACGACTCAACcccgtgagattattaattgacggggacagttctttaatttttaacctGGATAAATTAAGCTCTTGTAACTCGTCCATACCTTCtgaaatctctggaaacatctcaagactgGAGCAGCCATAAAGAATAAAGGTTTTGAGAGATGTCATACGAATTTTGTTGGGTAGAATCTTAAGTTCCTTGCAATTTGAAAGGTTCAAATGACTCAACcccgtgagattattaattgacggggacagttctttaatttttgacccgGATAAATCAAGCCATTTTAACTCCTCCATACCTTCtgaaatctctggaaacatctcaagactgGAGCAGCTAGAAAGATTAAAGGTTTTGAGAGATGTCATACGAATTTTGTTGGGTAGAATCTTAAGTTCCTTGCAATTTGAAAGGTTCAAATGACTCAACCCCatgagattattaattgacgggggcagttctttaatttttgacccgGATAAATCAAGCCATTTTAACTCCTCCATACCTTCTAaaatctctggaaacatctcaagactgGAGCAGTGAGAAAGATTAAAGGTTTTGAGAGATGTCATACGAATTTTGTTGGGTAGAATCTTAAATTCCATGCAAGCTGATAGGTTCAAATGACTCAACCCCGTGAGATTATGAATTGACGAGggcaattctttaatttttgacgaGGATAAATTAAGCTCTTCTAACTCCATACCTTCtgaaatctctggaaacatctcaagactgGAGCAGTAAAAAAGATTAAAAGTTTTGAGAGATCTCATACGAATTTTGTTGGGTAGAATCTTAAGTTGATGGCACtcattcaaattcaataaaacaaGCTTTGTAAGAGTCCAAATAGACGGGTGAACCTCAACTAAACTTCCACAACTTTGAAGAATTAGCCTCTCAAGATTTGGCACATTTGTGAAGTCAGGGGTTTCCTTAAGGTATAGACAATAACTTAAATTGATGAATTTCAACTTTTCTTGCTTCTGTTAAAACAATCAGGAAAACATGCATTACTTAATAAGACATCTCACTCAAAGCCCAAacatttaaaagaaacaaacgCATGTAAATGATTGTACATACCTGGGTTCCTTCCCAAAGTCGGTCAATGAGACTATATTGCATGTCAAGTTCAACAAGATTTTCGAATTGAAACTTGGATGGCAAAGACTTGAGAGGGAAATGAAGCAAGGAGAGATACCTCAGGTTAAGCAACTTTAAGGACCCAAACAGGTGTTGTTTGAAGTACTCATACCTCAGGTTAAGCAACTTTAAGGACCCAAACAGGTGTTCTTGTTTGCAGTACTCATCTTTAAAAACGAAGCCTTGACTATTGATCTTGAGAAGTCGTAGTTGAGTCATTCTAACAAAAGCTTCAGCATTTAAGCATCGCCAGTCTGAGTACGATAAATCCACAATTATGCTTTCAATTGATTTTGTAGCCTGTGCAAATCAAAGTAAAGGAAAATATAGAGAACCTTAGTTTTGATTATGAAATTAATGATTGTTTCTTAGCCGTCcgataatcatttcattttctgtttaattgttttcaattttcattattaaaacaataaaaattaaaaattgaaaacaaaaatggttatcaaacgagcCTAAGAAATTGATTTTGATCAAAAGTTGAACCTTTCTACTAACAATTGCATAAGAAAAAGATTTCTCACCGTATTTTCAGTTAGCACCTGACGAACATCTTCACAACTCCACAACCTACTTCGTCTCCCAGGATCTTTGAAAGATTCTTCGCGGACAATTTCCCGACTCATTTCCTCTAATGAATCATGCATCTCCAGTTCCCCCCGCCCTGAGATAGTTATGAGAGCTCGATCAATTAGAACTCTTATTCCTGTATGAGGATGGAAACCATAGCCGTCCAGAATTTCGATTGCTTGGTCTTTCTTTATCCCTTTAAGGAAACATGCAATATCTAGAAAGATTTTCTTCTCTGTGTCATCTAGTCCATCGAAGCTTGTTTTAAGCACATCATGAATTCCCCTTAGcgagattttccttattttttctaACTCATCTTCCCACTCGCGTATAGTTTTTTTACGAAGAAAAGCTCCCAAAACTTTGAGTGCTAAAGGCAGACCTTGAGCATATTTTACGACACGATTAGAGAGATCATCATAATCTCTGGTGGGTTGGTTATTTCCGAAGGCGTGCTGCCTAAAGAGTT contains the following coding sequences:
- the LOC137733670 gene encoding disease resistance protein RPV1-like, with the protein product MAAASSSSGLRWKYEVFINFRGDDTRKGFVSHLYNALVKKPINAFMDAEKLRKGDDLSELLTAIRESRISIVVFSQDYASSTWCLKELVQILECKDTNNQIVLPIFYEVDPSDVRKLKRKFEEAFAQHDRDSNAEMEEVQGWRSALTTATSLSGWDSRKYENDVVLIEEIVEDVYRKLIDISSTSSEDNGLVDMDSHMHEMLSLLYPPGGETNNVRVVGIWGMGGLGKTTIVKAVYNKIAGRFEASCFLENFKEGFMKHGKLHMQAQLLLSISDNKVGSSHISSKGFQVMLKSLGQRKVLIVVDDVDKLEQIEALLEEPHSFGGGSRIIITTRDSQLLSIADVIYNPKILSDSGALKLFRQHAFGNNQPTRDYDDLSNRVVKYAQGLPLALKVLGAFLRKKTIREWEDELEKIRKISLRGIHDVLKTSFDGLDDTEKKIFLDIACFLKGIKKDQAIEILDGYGFHPHTGIRVLIDRALITISGRGELEMHDSLEEMSREIVREESFKDPGRRSRLWSCEDVRQVLTENTATKSIESIIVDLSYSDWRCLNAEAFVRMTQLRLLKINSQGFVFKDEYCKQEHLFGSLKLLNLRYEYFKQHLFGSLKLLNLRYLSLLHFPLKSLPSKFQFENLVELDMQYSLIDRLWEGTQKQEKLKFINLSYCLYLKETPDFTNVPNLERLILQSCGSLVEVHPSIWTLTKLVLLNLNECHQLKILPNKIRMRSLKTFNLFYCSSLEMFPEISEGMELEELNLSSSKIKELPSSIHNLTGLSHLNLSACMEFKILPNKIRMTSLKTFNLSHCSSLEMFPEILEGMEELKWLDLSGSKIKELPPSINNLMGLSHLNLSNCKELKILPNKIRMTSLKTFNLSSCSSLEMFPEISEGMEELKWLDLSGSKIKELSPSINNLTGLSHLNLSNCKELKILPNKIRMTSLKTFILYGCSSLEMFPEISEGMDELQELNLSRLKIKELSPSINNLTGLSRFNLNDCKELKSLPSCIHMKCLKTFILSGCSSLEMFPSISEGIERLEELDLSGSKIKELPWSINNLTGLNHLNLSDCQKLKSLPSIIFKKSLKTLKLSGCSSLEMFPEISTLIEGLKVLDLSGSKIKELPSSINNLTGMNHLKLANCKELKSLPSSICQLKSLVSLSLYGCTQFEVFPSIKEDMEGLRELSLDGTSIKELSPWIERLTGLRYLSLRNCKSFVHLTDTLCNLARLITVTPTPQPNPPISRGFGYSV